From uncultured Roseateles sp., the proteins below share one genomic window:
- a CDS encoding CHASE domain-containing protein, which translates to MKFGQTARGAAIAMTAAALMLGLALTATAVFWVTERGAAEAQIQFDRHAERIEAEIVRRFSLPVYGLKGARGVYAAYSGISKAQFQAYVESRNLPVEFPGVRGFGFIQRVMRPDLERFTASVQADGAPGFVVTTSGQAEELYVIRFIEPLRDNVVALGFDVGSEPVRRRAIERAVDTGEPVLSEKLNLVQDRSSAAGFLYVVPVFRVGANPTRPEQRRAALVGLLYAPIVARELLAGVADIADRELDIQLRLGDGSDIDQQVFDAGLDGAGSADRSGISVSRHLVIGGRPMTLQLSAAPTFTSGRQGRAAAYVAAGGALLSLLLALSVWLLAAGRLRAESMARRMTLDLARLAQVVRSTSNAVMITDCDLRINWINEGFTRISGYGAAEAQGRTPGELLGSGKADRAVLQRLADAAAAGEPCRVEILNRAKDGREYWIDTEIQPLHDAQGQLTGFMEIGSDVTAQKAAAAELAHERQRLEYILRGTRVGTWERVEPTRLTEVNERWAEMLGYTREELGPITDAAWSALAHPDDLQRSNLALERHFAGDIDHYECEIRLRHKNGRWVWVLSRGQVFQRDAGGQVERMAGTHMDITARKQAEEELTQANAMLQAILDNLPCGLSVFDADLQMLAHTRQFRSLLDLPDHLFGPGGTSFESIIRWNAERGEYGPGEIDTIVAQRVAYARQPTAHQFERQRPDGTTLDIRGAPLPSGGFVTTYTDITDRKRAEEVVRDSAHLMRLVTDNIPARIAYWDTEMHLKFANKAFFERYGGDVSTRAGHTAGEVLGQDRVDAAGPLIEAARRGEPQSLEREEWSDGEPVHSLTHLIPGWRDGKVEGVVALTMDISFVKRAEADLRLANYALEVERDRAEQASLAKGQFVANMSHEIRTPMNAILGMLKLLGRTALTPRQRDYASKTERAARALLGLLNDILDFSKVEAGKMGLDPQPFAVNGLLADLSVILSSTLGDKPVELRFEVDPELPPWLVGDAMRLQQVLVNLAGNAIKFTAAGEVVLRLRLVERKADTCRLEFAVRDTGIGIAPEQQEQIFSSFSQAEASTTRRFGGTGLGLSISQRLVELMGGRIELDSRQGQGSTFRFTIGLPVAEAEPADVHEAGPSFNGQAPGQQRLQGLRLLLVEDNLNNQQVAQELLEAEGAAVVLASDGQQGVAAVADTEPGFDAVLMDVQMPVMDGFTATRLIRRQPGRDRLLIIAMTANASADDRAACLAAGMDEHVGKPFDIDGLVALLQRRIGLAPSPAAAASTPPPGLGETALAEARARGLDLDAALARIGGRTDVWARSAKNFLLRLDTVADELAASLESSQSAEVARLLHTLKGESAMLGASQLAALSAAAEQAFQGGAGSAVFQQSQAALTHQAAQTREHLAAVLQHYQMARPAGERPHGDADRAGLLHELGRLAALLADDDMAATDQFAALQQAHESHWADALAALGESVAALDFAQARLDCQALIRSVSNDE; encoded by the coding sequence ATGAAGTTCGGACAGACCGCGCGCGGCGCCGCCATCGCCATGACGGCTGCGGCGCTGATGCTGGGCCTTGCGCTCACGGCCACCGCTGTGTTCTGGGTGACCGAGCGCGGGGCCGCCGAAGCGCAGATCCAGTTCGACCGCCATGCCGAGCGCATCGAGGCCGAGATCGTGCGCCGCTTCTCGCTGCCGGTCTACGGGTTGAAGGGCGCGCGCGGCGTCTATGCCGCCTACAGCGGTATCAGCAAGGCCCAGTTCCAGGCCTATGTCGAATCGCGCAATCTGCCGGTCGAGTTCCCGGGAGTGCGCGGCTTCGGCTTCATCCAGCGGGTGATGCGCCCCGACCTGGAGCGCTTCACCGCCAGCGTGCAGGCCGACGGTGCACCCGGCTTTGTGGTCACGACTTCGGGCCAGGCCGAGGAGCTTTACGTGATCCGCTTCATCGAACCGCTGCGCGACAACGTGGTCGCCCTCGGTTTCGATGTCGGCTCCGAGCCGGTGCGCCGCCGGGCCATCGAGCGGGCGGTGGACACCGGCGAACCGGTGCTCAGCGAGAAGCTGAACCTGGTGCAGGATCGCAGCAGCGCCGCCGGTTTTCTGTACGTGGTGCCGGTGTTCCGTGTCGGCGCCAACCCGACCCGGCCGGAGCAGCGCCGTGCCGCGCTGGTGGGCCTGCTGTACGCGCCCATCGTGGCCCGGGAGCTGCTGGCCGGCGTGGCCGATATCGCCGACCGCGAGCTGGACATCCAGCTGCGGCTCGGCGACGGCAGCGACATCGACCAGCAGGTCTTCGATGCCGGACTGGACGGTGCCGGGAGCGCCGACCGCTCCGGCATCAGCGTCAGCCGCCACCTGGTCATCGGCGGCCGCCCGATGACGCTGCAGCTGAGTGCCGCCCCCACCTTCACCTCCGGCCGGCAGGGCCGCGCGGCGGCCTATGTGGCCGCTGGCGGTGCCCTGCTGAGCCTGCTGCTGGCGCTATCGGTGTGGCTGCTGGCCGCGGGCCGGCTGCGCGCCGAGTCGATGGCCCGGCGCATGACCCTGGACCTGGCCCGGCTGGCCCAGGTGGTGCGCAGCACCTCCAACGCGGTGATGATCACCGACTGTGATCTGCGCATCAACTGGATCAACGAAGGCTTCACCCGCATCAGCGGCTACGGCGCGGCCGAGGCGCAGGGCCGCACGCCGGGCGAGCTGCTGGGCAGCGGCAAGGCCGATCGGGCGGTGCTGCAGCGCCTGGCCGATGCCGCCGCCGCCGGCGAGCCGTGCCGCGTCGAGATACTGAACCGCGCCAAGGACGGCCGCGAGTACTGGATAGACACCGAAATACAGCCGCTGCACGATGCCCAGGGCCAGCTGACCGGCTTCATGGAAATCGGCAGCGATGTCACCGCGCAGAAGGCCGCCGCCGCCGAGCTGGCCCACGAGCGCCAGCGCCTCGAATACATCCTACGTGGCACCCGCGTCGGCACCTGGGAGCGGGTCGAGCCCACGCGGCTGACCGAGGTCAACGAGCGCTGGGCCGAGATGCTGGGCTACACCCGCGAGGAGCTGGGGCCCATCACCGATGCGGCCTGGTCCGCGCTGGCCCATCCGGACGACCTGCAGCGCTCCAACCTCGCGCTAGAGCGCCACTTTGCTGGCGATATCGACCACTACGAGTGCGAGATCCGGCTGCGCCACAAGAACGGCCGCTGGGTCTGGGTGCTGTCGCGGGGCCAGGTCTTTCAGCGCGATGCCGGCGGCCAGGTCGAGCGCATGGCCGGCACGCATATGGACATCACCGCCCGCAAGCAGGCCGAGGAGGAGCTGACACAGGCCAATGCCATGCTGCAGGCCATCCTGGACAACCTGCCCTGCGGCCTGAGCGTGTTCGATGCCGACCTGCAGATGCTGGCTCACACCCGTCAATTCCGCAGCCTGCTCGATCTGCCGGACCATCTGTTCGGCCCCGGCGGCACAAGTTTCGAAAGCATCATCCGCTGGAACGCCGAGCGCGGCGAGTACGGGCCCGGCGAAATCGACACCATCGTGGCCCAGCGCGTGGCCTATGCCCGCCAACCGACGGCCCACCAGTTCGAGCGCCAGCGCCCCGACGGCACGACGCTGGACATTCGCGGCGCACCGCTGCCCAGCGGCGGCTTTGTCACCACCTACACCGACATCACCGACCGCAAGCGGGCCGAGGAGGTGGTGCGCGACAGCGCGCACCTGATGCGTCTGGTGACCGACAACATCCCGGCACGCATCGCCTACTGGGACACCGAGATGCATCTCAAGTTCGCCAACAAGGCCTTCTTCGAGCGCTACGGCGGCGATGTCAGCACCCGGGCCGGGCACACCGCAGGCGAGGTGCTGGGCCAGGACCGCGTCGATGCCGCCGGCCCGCTGATCGAGGCGGCCCGCCGCGGCGAGCCGCAAAGCCTGGAGCGCGAGGAATGGTCTGATGGTGAGCCGGTGCATTCCCTGACCCATCTGATCCCGGGCTGGCGCGATGGCAAGGTGGAGGGCGTGGTGGCGCTGACGATGGACATCAGCTTCGTCAAGCGCGCCGAGGCCGATCTGCGCCTGGCCAACTATGCGCTGGAGGTGGAACGCGACCGCGCCGAGCAGGCCAGTCTTGCCAAGGGCCAGTTCGTGGCCAATATGAGCCACGAGATCCGCACGCCGATGAATGCCATCCTGGGCATGCTCAAGCTGCTGGGCCGAACGGCACTGACACCGCGCCAGCGCGACTATGCGAGCAAGACCGAGCGTGCCGCCCGCGCCCTGCTGGGCCTGCTCAATGACATCCTCGATTTCTCCAAGGTCGAGGCCGGCAAGATGGGGCTGGATCCGCAGCCCTTCGCCGTCAACGGCCTGCTGGCCGATCTGTCGGTGATTCTCTCGTCGACGCTGGGCGACAAGCCGGTGGAGCTGCGTTTCGAAGTCGACCCCGAGCTGCCGCCGTGGCTGGTCGGCGATGCCATGCGGCTGCAGCAGGTGCTGGTCAACCTGGCCGGCAACGCGATCAAGTTCACCGCCGCCGGCGAGGTCGTGCTGCGGCTGCGCCTGGTCGAGCGCAAAGCCGACACCTGCCGGCTGGAGTTTGCCGTGCGCGACACCGGCATCGGCATTGCGCCGGAGCAGCAGGAGCAGATCTTCAGCAGCTTCTCGCAGGCCGAGGCCTCGACCACGCGGCGCTTCGGCGGCACCGGCCTGGGGTTGTCGATCAGCCAGCGCCTGGTCGAGCTGATGGGCGGCCGCATCGAGCTCGACAGCCGGCAAGGTCAGGGCAGCACCTTCCGTTTCACCATCGGACTGCCGGTGGCCGAGGCCGAGCCGGCGGACGTGCACGAGGCCGGCCCCTCCTTCAATGGCCAGGCGCCCGGCCAGCAAAGGCTGCAGGGCCTGCGCCTGCTGCTGGTCGAGGACAACCTGAACAACCAGCAGGTGGCGCAGGAGCTGCTGGAGGCCGAGGGCGCCGCGGTGGTGCTGGCCAGCGATGGCCAGCAAGGGGTGGCCGCGGTGGCCGACACCGAACCGGGCTTTGACGCGGTGCTGATGGATGTGCAGATGCCGGTGATGGACGGCTTCACCGCCACGCGTCTGATACGCCGGCAGCCGGGCCGGGACCGCTTGCTGATCATCGCCATGACGGCCAATGCCAGCGCCGACGACCGCGCGGCCTGCCTGGCCGCCGGCATGGACGAGCATGTCGGCAAGCCCTTTGACATCGACGGCCTGGTGGCACTGCTGCAGCGGCGCATCGGCCTGGCACCGAGCCCGGCCGCGGCCGCCTCGACGCCCCCGCCGGGGCTGGGCGAAACCGCCCTGGCCGAGGCCCGGGCGCGCGGCCTTGATCTCGATGCGGCCCTGGCCCGCATCGGCGGCCGCACCGATGTCTGGGCGCGCTCGGCGAAGAACTTCCTGCTCAGACTGGATACCGTGGCCGACGAGCTGGCCGCCTCGCTCGAGAGCTCGCAGTCGGCCGAGGTCGCCCGCCTGCTGCACACGCTGAAGGGCGAATCGGCGATGCTGGGCGCCAGCCAGCTGGCCGCCTTGTCCGCGGCTGCCGAGCAGGCCTTCCAGGGTGGCGCGGGCAGCGCCGTCTTCCAGCAATCGCAGGCCGCGCTGACCCACCAGGCGGCGCAGACACGCGAGCACCTGGCCGCGGTACTGCAGCACTACCAGATGGCGCGGCCGGCGGGCGAACGCCCCCACGGCGACGCCGACCGGGCCGGCCTGCTGCACGAGCTGGGCCGGTTGGCGGCGCTGCTGGCCGACGACGACATGGCCGCCACCGATCAGTTCGCCGCGTTGCAGCAGGCCCACGAGTCCCACTGGGCCGATGCGCTGGCGGCGCTGGGCGAATCGGTCGCCGCGCTGGACTTCGCCCAGGCGCGCCTGGACTGCCAGGCCTTGATACGGAGCGTGTCGAACGATGAATGA
- a CDS encoding diguanylate cyclase, with amino-acid sequence MNDAKPAAQERPRLLVVDDQQINVQALYRALADAHQIFVATSGEQALTLCLDKLPDLVLLDVVMPGIDGFEVCRRLKADPRTAHIPVIFVTASNDEAAETHGLDLGAADFISKPISPAIVRARVRTQLTLKAQADLLRQMAFIDGLTGIWNRRAFDERLSMEGLRAGRNRQTLSVVLIDVDFFKRYNDRYGHQAGDDCLRRVASTLAALLNRPADMLARYGGEEFVCVLPDTDAVGALEVAGRLERGVREQAMAHADSAAAAVVTVSLGVATLAPDRPCPMPELLARADAQLYRAKTEGRGRACGEKAGPA; translated from the coding sequence ATGAATGATGCCAAGCCCGCCGCTCAGGAGCGCCCGCGACTGCTGGTCGTCGATGACCAGCAGATCAATGTGCAGGCGCTGTACCGCGCACTGGCGGACGCGCACCAGATCTTCGTCGCCACCAGCGGCGAGCAGGCGCTGACCCTCTGCCTGGACAAGCTGCCGGACCTGGTGCTGCTCGACGTGGTGATGCCGGGCATCGACGGCTTCGAGGTCTGCCGCCGCCTGAAGGCCGATCCGCGCACCGCCCACATCCCGGTCATCTTCGTCACCGCCAGCAATGACGAGGCGGCCGAGACCCATGGCCTGGACCTGGGCGCCGCCGACTTCATCTCCAAGCCTATCAGCCCGGCGATTGTGCGGGCCCGCGTCAGGACCCAGCTGACCCTGAAGGCCCAGGCCGATCTGCTGCGCCAGATGGCCTTCATCGATGGCCTGACCGGCATCTGGAACCGCCGCGCCTTCGACGAGCGGCTGTCGATGGAGGGCCTGCGCGCCGGACGCAACAGGCAGACGCTGTCGGTGGTGTTGATCGATGTGGACTTCTTCAAACGCTACAACGACCGTTACGGCCACCAGGCCGGTGACGATTGCCTGCGCCGCGTCGCCAGCACCCTGGCAGCGCTGCTGAATCGGCCGGCCGACATGCTGGCCCGCTATGGCGGCGAGGAGTTCGTCTGCGTGCTGCCCGACACCGATGCCGTCGGTGCCCTGGAGGTGGCCGGCCGGCTGGAGCGCGGCGTGCGCGAGCAAGCCATGGCCCATGCCGACTCCGCGGCGGCCGCCGTCGTCACGGTCAGCCTGGGCGTGGCAACCCTGGCGCCCGATCGGCCCTGCCCGATGCCCGAGCTGCTGGCCCGTGCCGATGCGCAGCTGTACCGCGCCAAGACCGAGGGGCGCGGCCGGGCCTGCGGCGAAAAGGCAGGTCCGGCATGA
- a CDS encoding CAP domain-containing protein: MTRFKPRLMQGLKPLARAWGLLPCLVVPLVMAEPPPCTALNTPTEALRQLNDLRARGAICGRVALAAAPALRWDDRLAQSAQGYARELAERDQMDPLRHSVLRDRFRGAGYRLRLAGENLAAGPEQLDELLALWLASPAHCGNLLEPRFADVGLACVTGRASGEPFWVLHLGRGLQD, from the coding sequence ATGACACGATTCAAGCCTCGTCTGATGCAAGGCCTCAAGCCGCTCGCGCGGGCCTGGGGCCTGCTGCCGTGCCTGGTCGTGCCGCTGGTGATGGCCGAACCGCCGCCGTGCACCGCCCTGAACACCCCGACCGAGGCCTTGCGTCAGCTCAATGACCTGCGGGCCCGTGGAGCGATCTGCGGCAGGGTTGCGCTTGCCGCCGCGCCGGCCCTGCGCTGGGACGATCGCCTGGCGCAATCGGCCCAGGGCTATGCCCGCGAGCTGGCCGAGCGCGACCAGATGGACCCGCTGCGCCACAGCGTGCTGCGCGACCGTTTTCGAGGCGCCGGCTACCGCCTGCGCCTGGCCGGCGAAAACCTCGCCGCCGGCCCCGAGCAGCTGGACGAGCTGCTGGCTCTGTGGCTGGCCAGCCCGGCGCATTGCGGCAATCTGCTGGAGCCCCGCTTCGCCGATGTTGGCCTGGCCTGTGTGACCGGCCGCGCCAGCGGCGAGCCGTTCTGGGTGCTGCATCTGGGGCGAGGCCTGCAGGACTGA
- a CDS encoding efflux RND transporter periplasmic adaptor subunit: MAENSSLTQLKIDRSAPVARKRRRWVRWAVVAVLLLGVAAVALMPRSQEVQATAVLVSYPSQQYVQLTASGYVVAQRRAAVASKATGRLLELNVREGSKVRKGELIARLDASDVQAAMAATQAGVRQAEAAQRQAETGVRQAQVEQLNAEAEFKRAQGLQGQGFISAQSLEATQRRFDAARASLATAQAAVAQAQASVAQAQAQTRVQQVNQDFTEIRAPFDGVVLVKNANVGDIITPFSSAAGTQGAVVTMADMSTLEVEADVSESNLSKATMGQPVEITLDALPELRLRGKVGSIVPTVDRAKATVMTKIQFEKLDPRILPEMSAKVSFLSQAASEADQQKVLAVNPGSVLERDGKKLVLRIQGEPGAQTVEAVEVKTGRKLGDALEVTGALKAGDKLVLKPDARLQTGAKVSVAAK, from the coding sequence ATGGCCGAGAACTCGTCGCTGACACAGCTCAAGATAGACCGCAGTGCGCCGGTCGCCCGCAAGCGCCGCCGCTGGGTGCGCTGGGCCGTGGTGGCGGTGCTGCTGCTGGGGGTCGCGGCCGTGGCCCTGATGCCACGCTCGCAGGAGGTGCAGGCCACGGCCGTGCTGGTCAGCTATCCCTCGCAGCAGTATGTCCAGCTCACCGCCTCGGGCTATGTGGTCGCCCAGCGCCGTGCGGCGGTGGCTTCCAAGGCGACCGGCCGCCTGCTGGAGCTGAATGTGCGCGAGGGCAGCAAGGTCAGGAAGGGCGAGCTGATCGCGCGGCTGGACGCCAGCGATGTGCAGGCCGCGATGGCCGCCACCCAGGCCGGTGTGCGCCAGGCCGAGGCGGCACAGCGTCAGGCCGAAACTGGCGTGCGCCAGGCCCAGGTGGAGCAGCTGAACGCCGAGGCCGAGTTCAAGCGCGCCCAAGGCCTGCAGGGCCAGGGCTTCATCTCCGCGCAGAGTCTGGAGGCCACACAGCGCCGCTTCGATGCCGCCCGTGCCTCGCTGGCCACCGCCCAGGCGGCCGTGGCACAGGCCCAGGCCAGCGTCGCCCAGGCCCAGGCGCAGACCCGGGTGCAGCAGGTCAATCAGGACTTCACCGAGATACGCGCGCCCTTCGATGGCGTGGTGCTGGTCAAGAACGCCAATGTCGGCGACATCATCACGCCCTTCTCCAGCGCCGCCGGCACCCAGGGCGCGGTGGTGACGATGGCCGATATGAGCACCCTGGAGGTCGAGGCCGATGTGTCGGAGAGCAATCTGTCCAAGGCGACAATGGGCCAGCCGGTCGAGATCACCCTGGATGCCCTGCCCGAGCTGCGGCTGCGCGGCAAGGTCGGCAGCATCGTGCCGACGGTGGACCGCGCCAAGGCCACGGTGATGACCAAAATCCAGTTCGAGAAGCTGGACCCGCGCATCCTGCCCGAGATGAGTGCCAAGGTCAGCTTCCTGTCCCAGGCCGCCAGCGAGGCCGACCAGCAGAAGGTGCTGGCCGTCAACCCGGGCAGCGTGCTCGAGCGTGATGGCAAGAAGCTGGTGCTGCGCATTCAGGGCGAGCCGGGCGCGCAGACCGTCGAGGCGGTGGAGGTCAAGACCGGCCGCAAGCTCGGCGATGCGCTCGAGGTGACCGGCGCGCTGAAGGCCGGCGACAAACTGGTGCTCAAGCCCGATGCCAGGCTGCAGACCGGCGCCAAGGTCAGTGTCGCTGCCAAATGA
- a CDS encoding ABC transporter ATP-binding protein, with translation MSDEALICIRGLSKAYTRADQQIPVLLNIDLDVPAGDFVALMGPSGSGKSTLLNLIAGIDKPSSGSIHIGGVDIATLSEGALADWRAANVGFIFQFYNLMPVLTAFENVELPLLLTGLSSRQRKQHVQAALEMVMLTDRMDHYPNELSGGQQQRVAIARALVSDPTLIVADEPTGDLDRVTGEEVLSLLDNLNRSLGKTIVMVTHDPKAASRARRMVHLEKGVLVDDAPA, from the coding sequence ATGAGCGACGAGGCCTTGATTTGCATCCGTGGGCTGTCCAAAGCCTACACCCGCGCCGACCAGCAGATCCCGGTGCTGCTGAACATCGATCTGGACGTGCCGGCCGGCGACTTCGTCGCGCTGATGGGCCCCAGCGGCTCGGGCAAGAGCACGCTGCTGAACCTGATCGCCGGCATCGACAAACCCAGCTCCGGCAGCATTCATATCGGCGGCGTGGACATTGCCACCCTGAGCGAGGGCGCGCTGGCCGACTGGCGCGCCGCCAACGTCGGCTTCATCTTCCAGTTCTACAACCTGATGCCGGTGCTGACGGCCTTCGAGAACGTCGAGCTGCCGCTGCTGCTGACCGGCCTGTCCTCGCGGCAGCGCAAGCAGCATGTGCAGGCGGCGCTGGAGATGGTGATGCTGACCGACCGCATGGACCACTACCCCAACGAGCTGTCCGGCGGCCAGCAGCAGAGGGTGGCGATTGCCCGTGCCCTGGTCAGCGATCCGACCCTGATCGTCGCCGATGAGCCCACAGGCGATCTGGACCGCGTCACCGGTGAAGAGGTGCTGAGCCTGCTCGACAACCTGAACCGGTCGCTGGGCAAGACCATCGTGATGGTGACCCACGACCCCAAGGCGGCCTCACGGGCTCGGCGCATGGTGCACCTGGAAAAGGGTGTGCTGGTGGACGACGCCCCGGCCTGA
- a CDS encoding ABC transporter permease, whose translation MFLFKLLLKNAFRHKLRTGLTMVGLVVAICAFGLLRTIVSAWYAGVESSSSTRLVTRSAISLTFSLPLSYAGRIKAIDGVTGISWSNWFGGIYQEPRNFFPQFAVDPQSYLALYPEYQLSDEEKLAFYRDRKGCVVGKKLADKFGWKLGDVVPIKGTIYPGTWNFTIRGIWTGAEASTDENQLLFHWAYINETLRKRLGNRADTVGVYIVGINEPNNAALISQRVDAAFKNSLAETLTETEKAFQLGFVSMSEAILVAIQAVSFIIVIIIMAVMANTMTMTARERLAEYATLKALGFPPEFVVKLLFGESLFIALLGGLLGLLLTLPLASGFGAAVGSLLPRFHVSAATMALQMGAALIVGLVAAAWPAWKMSRIDIVQGLRHVA comes from the coding sequence ATGTTCCTGTTCAAGCTGCTGCTGAAGAACGCGTTCCGCCACAAGCTGCGCACCGGCCTGACGATGGTCGGCCTGGTGGTGGCCATCTGCGCCTTCGGCCTGCTGCGCACCATCGTCAGCGCCTGGTATGCCGGCGTGGAGAGCAGCTCCAGCACGCGGCTGGTGACGCGCAGCGCGATTTCGCTGACCTTCAGCCTGCCGCTCAGCTATGCCGGCCGCATCAAGGCCATCGATGGCGTGACCGGCATCTCCTGGTCGAACTGGTTTGGCGGCATCTACCAGGAGCCGCGCAACTTCTTTCCGCAGTTCGCGGTCGATCCGCAAAGCTATCTGGCCCTGTATCCCGAGTACCAGCTCAGCGACGAGGAGAAGCTGGCCTTCTACCGCGACCGCAAGGGCTGTGTGGTCGGCAAGAAGCTGGCCGACAAGTTCGGCTGGAAGCTGGGCGACGTGGTGCCTATCAAGGGCACGATCTACCCCGGCACCTGGAACTTCACGATACGCGGCATCTGGACCGGCGCCGAGGCCAGCACCGACGAGAACCAGCTGCTGTTCCACTGGGCCTATATCAACGAAACCCTGCGCAAGCGCCTGGGCAACCGCGCGGACACGGTGGGCGTCTACATCGTCGGCATCAACGAGCCCAACAATGCGGCGCTGATTTCGCAACGGGTCGACGCCGCCTTCAAGAACTCGCTGGCCGAAACGCTGACCGAGACCGAGAAGGCCTTCCAGCTCGGCTTTGTGTCGATGAGCGAGGCCATCCTGGTGGCCATACAGGCGGTCAGCTTCATCATCGTCATCATCATCATGGCGGTGATGGCCAACACCATGACCATGACCGCCCGCGAGCGCCTGGCCGAGTACGCCACGCTGAAGGCGCTGGGCTTCCCGCCCGAGTTCGTCGTCAAGCTGCTGTTCGGCGAGAGCCTGTTCATCGCCCTGCTGGGCGGCCTGCTGGGCCTGCTGCTGACGCTGCCGCTGGCCAGCGGCTTCGGTGCGGCCGTGGGCAGCCTGCTGCCGCGCTTCCATGTCTCGGCCGCCACCATGGCCCTGCAAATGGGCGCCGCGCTGATCGTCGGCCTGGTGGCCGCCGCCTGGCCGGCGTGGAAGATGAGCCGGATTGATATTGTTCAAGGGCTCAGGCACGTGGCATGA
- a CDS encoding ABC transporter permease has translation MRAIPMSYIARNLWVRRVTTLLTAGGMALVVYVFATVLMMSEGIRATLVATGQPDNVMVLRKGAGAEINSGITRDQAAIIESLPGIALSAEGRPLVSKEPVVLNNLPKSGSGKPSNVTVRGTSAIGLQLRPQVRLVEGRMFRPGTSEIITGSAVAQGFQGAKLGDSMRFAGRDWVVVGVFDAGRTGFDSEIWGDANQMMQAFRRLAFSSVVFRLARVDAFDGIKATLDADPRLTVEPKREQRFYADQSEALANFISILGTALSVIFSIGAIVGAMITMFAAVASRIGEIGTLRALGFRRGAVLIAFLGESLLLSLVGGLIGLGFAALMQSVNISTTNFQTFSELAFQFKLTPAIVVQTLAFALFMGLLGGFVPAWRAARLKIVDCLRAA, from the coding sequence ATGAGAGCGATTCCCATGTCCTACATCGCCCGCAATCTGTGGGTGCGGCGCGTCACCACCCTGCTGACGGCCGGCGGCATGGCCCTGGTCGTCTATGTGTTCGCCACCGTGCTGATGATGAGCGAGGGCATACGGGCGACGCTGGTGGCCACCGGCCAGCCGGACAATGTGATGGTGCTGCGCAAGGGCGCCGGCGCCGAGATCAACTCGGGCATCACCCGGGACCAGGCGGCCATCATCGAGAGCCTGCCTGGCATTGCGCTGAGCGCCGAGGGCCGGCCCCTGGTCAGCAAGGAACCGGTGGTGCTGAACAATCTGCCCAAAAGCGGCAGCGGAAAACCCAGCAATGTGACGGTGCGCGGCACCTCCGCGATCGGCCTGCAGCTGCGCCCCCAGGTCAGGCTGGTCGAGGGCCGCATGTTCCGGCCCGGCACCTCGGAAATCATCACCGGCTCGGCCGTGGCCCAGGGCTTTCAGGGCGCCAAGCTGGGCGACAGCATGCGCTTTGCCGGCCGCGACTGGGTGGTGGTGGGCGTGTTCGATGCCGGCCGCACCGGCTTCGACTCCGAGATCTGGGGCGACGCCAACCAGATGATGCAGGCCTTCCGGCGCCTGGCGTTTTCCAGCGTGGTGTTCCGCCTGGCCCGCGTCGATGCCTTCGATGGCATCAAGGCCACGCTGGACGCCGACCCGCGCCTGACCGTCGAGCCCAAGCGCGAGCAGCGCTTCTATGCCGACCAGTCCGAGGCGCTGGCCAACTTCATCAGCATCCTGGGCACCGCGCTGTCGGTGATCTTCTCGATCGGCGCCATCGTCGGCGCAATGATCACCATGTTCGCCGCCGTGGCCTCGCGCATCGGCGAGATCGGCACCCTGCGCGCGCTGGGCTTCCGCCGCGGCGCGGTGCTGATCGCCTTTCTGGGCGAGTCGCTGCTGCTGTCCCTGGTCGGCGGCCTGATAGGCCTGGGCTTTGCCGCGCTGATGCAGAGCGTGAATATCTCCACCACCAACTTCCAGACCTTCTCCGAACTGGCCTTCCAGTTCAAGCTGACCCCGGCCATCGTCGTGCAGACCCTGGCCTTCGCCCTGTTCATGGGCCTCTTGGGCGGTTTTGTGCCGGCCTGGCGGGCGGCAAGGCTGAAGATCGTCGATTGCCTGCGGGCGGCGTGA